The Apibacter raozihei genome contains a region encoding:
- a CDS encoding proline dehydrogenase family protein, translating into MNPFSDTEVAFKLKSDKDLKKAKFLFSCIQSPTVTKMGVSLLNTVIKWDLPFVKSTVKSTLFNHFCGGETMQECIPVVEKMHQLGVSSILDYSVEGKVEEETFNRTFNETINNVNFSVGNSAIPFVVFKPTGFGRLELYEKIGSKQTLSPEEQKEWERVVERYYKVAELCYEKDVTFMIDAEESWMQDAVDDLTEELMKKFNTKRCIVCGTIQMYRTGRLEFLKSQFEKAKQGGYFIGFKIVRGAYMEKERERAQEKGYPSPIQPDKESTDKQYDDSVKFMIENNDIISLYAGTHNEISCTTIMELLKEKHIENNFHKVWFGQLYGMSDNISFKLGKDGYNIAKYLPYGPVADVVPYLTRRAEENTSVAGQTGRELSYIQKELQRRNK; encoded by the coding sequence ATGAATCCATTCTCTGATACTGAAGTAGCATTCAAATTAAAAAGCGATAAAGATTTAAAAAAAGCTAAATTCTTATTTTCCTGTATACAAAGTCCAACCGTAACTAAAATGGGGGTTTCTTTGCTTAATACAGTGATTAAATGGGATTTACCTTTTGTTAAATCAACAGTGAAAAGTACCTTATTTAATCATTTTTGTGGAGGAGAAACTATGCAGGAATGTATTCCGGTAGTTGAAAAAATGCACCAATTAGGAGTTTCTTCCATATTGGATTATTCTGTGGAAGGTAAAGTTGAAGAAGAAACTTTTAATAGAACTTTTAATGAAACTATTAATAATGTGAACTTTTCCGTAGGAAACTCAGCTATTCCTTTCGTAGTTTTTAAGCCTACAGGTTTTGGAAGATTAGAGCTCTATGAGAAAATAGGAAGTAAGCAGACGTTATCTCCAGAAGAACAAAAAGAATGGGAACGGGTAGTTGAAAGATACTATAAGGTTGCGGAACTTTGTTATGAGAAAGACGTTACTTTTATGATTGATGCTGAAGAAAGCTGGATGCAGGATGCAGTAGATGATTTAACTGAAGAACTCATGAAAAAATTCAATACGAAAAGATGTATTGTATGCGGAACAATCCAAATGTATAGAACCGGACGTTTGGAATTTTTGAAATCACAATTTGAAAAAGCTAAGCAAGGGGGATATTTTATCGGATTTAAAATAGTTAGAGGAGCTTATATGGAGAAAGAACGTGAAAGAGCTCAGGAAAAAGGCTATCCTTCACCTATTCAGCCGGATAAAGAAAGCACTGATAAACAATACGATGATTCTGTTAAATTTATGATTGAAAACAACGATATTATATCTTTGTATGCAGGAACACATAATGAAATCAGTTGCACCACTATCATGGAACTACTTAAAGAAAAACATATCGAAAACAACTTTCATAAAGTTTGGTTTGGTCAGTTGTACGGGATGAGTGATAATATCAGCTTTAAATTAGGGAAAGATGGGTATAACATTGCCAAATATCTTCCTTATGGACCAGTTGCAGATGTAGTTCCTTATCTGACAAGAAGAGCTGAAGAAAATA